Below is a window of Cyanobacteriota bacterium DNA.
GGTTACATAGCCTACGATTTCCGTAACACGGGTCGGAGTTCATTCAACCAAATCGGCGTTGGTCTAGAGTTTCTCTCTCCTACCTTTGATGCTCGAATTAATGGCTACTTCCCTGTTGGGGCAACCCGTAACCAGGTGGCTACATCCACGGCTGGTGGTTTTGCCTTTGTAGGCAACTCCCTTGTGCTCAGCGGCCTCCGCCAGTTTGAAACGGCTGCAACCGTAGTTGATGCTGAAGTAGGGCGTGAAATTGTTCCCATTGGTAGTAATGGTTCGTTACGTGCCTATGCAGGTACCTATCTCATTAGTGCCCAAGGNAGTCCAACGGTTGTTGGGGTTAAAGGTAGGGTAGAAGCCTTGCCCAGCGACTTTTTCAATGTTGGTGTTTCCGTGCAGAACGATGGCTTGTTTGATACCAGGGTAGTGTTTACGGTTGGGGCTAGTTTCCCTGGAACGTCACCTCAGGGCGGTAATGTTCCCCCATCAAGCGCCTTAAACCGCATTGCTGAGAATGTTGGTAGGCAGTCGGCAATCATTGTGGCTGATCCTACAGTATCTGGACAGACAGAGGTGACCACAGAGTTAGCTCGTAACCCCAATGGAGTGCCCTATCGGTTCCTACACGTGCGGCAAGGGGCAGGTGGTAATGGCACGAACGAGAATCCATTCACCTCTGTTCAGGCTGCCTTAGCCAATGATGCTTCTGGAGATATCATCTATGTGCGTGGCTCTGGAACTGAGAGTTTTGACCCTTCTCTAGACGCTGGTGTTAGCTTGCTCTTTAGTCGTGTTGAGCAACGCCTGCCCCTATTTGGGGGTGGCACTGTAGTCTTACCTGGCTCGAACAATGCAGCCGATGTTTATACCATCAACGCTACAGGTAGCCTTGATGTGGGCAGTAACTCTGTTGTGAGCGGACTCATCCTTACTCCAGGAGCAAACATACCGGGTATTACGGCTACGGGTGCTAGTAATGTTGACTTGAACAGAAATACTATTACAACGACAGGGGCACGGGGCATTAATTTACAGAATGCTACTGGTACTGTAACGATCGCCAACAACACAGTCAACTCGACAGGTGTCGGGGTTGATGCCATCTCAGTTAGTAACAACTCAGGTAATGTGAATCTTAACGTCACTAGTAATACTGCCACTGCGGGCAATAACGGCATTAATGTAGTGCTATCGGGCACTGCTACAGGGGGTGGCACAATCTCCAACAATACGGCGAACAACAGTGTTAGTGCTGGCATTTTCTTGCAAGTAGACACCCCTGATGCGTCCGCAGAGAGGGTCTTTACAATTGCTAATAACACTGTTACCAACAACGGCACAGGCCCCTCGTTTGCTCCCGGTATTCAAGTAGAGGCGCTGAATAACGCTCGTCTCAGGGTGACGATCGACTCCAATGTTGTCACAGGTAATGCCGATGGTGGCGTTGGTCTATTCACCTCTGGTGCGGGAACGGCAACTCTGTTTTCCCGAGTTCGCCTGAATACGATTACGGGTAACGGTGGATTAATCGGTGACTTAAACACCAATATTGTTGTGGGTGGCAATAACACTAGATTGTGTATTCAGCCTAACAATAATACTATTGGCACCTTTAATCGACAAAATAATGCAGGTGGTGCTGCCGTCATTCAAGTAGAAGGCCCATTACCAGGAACGAATACGATCACCTCGCTGCCAGCTCCAATTGGTACTGTGAATACCGTTGCAGCAGGTACTTGTGGTTTCTAGGGGCAGGGTTGTTAACCTAGCTAATCATGAGCGGAATTGTTGGTATTGTGCACTTCAACCAGACCGCGGTTGATCGGGATCTGCTCTCTAGAATGACCAAATTCTTGAGCTATCAGGGGCCTGATGGTTGCTACATTTGGTCTGAGGGCAACGTTGGTATGGGTTATGCTTTACTGTGCACAACTGCTAACAGCTCTGGGGGGCATCAACCCTATAGCTTGAGTAAAACTGTCTGGGCAGTAGCAGATATTCGTTTGGACGCTCGTGATGATTTAGCCCGATCGCTAGAGGCAAAAGGTTGCCCTATCTCTGCCAATGCTTCAGACATTGAATTACTGCTCTGGGCCTATCAAGTTTGGGGACAAACGTGTGTTCAGCATTTGCAAGGAGACTTCGCCTTTGCTATATGGGATGCTTCCCGTCAGCAGTTGTTTTGTGGCCGTGATCACTTTGGTATCAAGTTGTTTTATTACACCCGTGTTGGGGATCGCCTAATTTTTAGCAACAATCTTAACTGCCTGCGCCAACATCCTTTAGTCTCTAGCACCCTCAACGATGTGGCGATCGTCGATTTTCTCTTGTTTGAGGTTAACTACAACCCTGAGACCACCGTCTTTGCTGATATTAAGCGATTGCCACCTGCCCACACGTTAGTCTGTTCCGATGGCAACCAAGTTCAGTCGAGCTATTGGGTTTTGCCGACAGATGGTTGTATCCGCTACAGTCACGAGCATGACTATGTTGAGCACTTTCGGTGGCTGATGCAGCAAGCCATTGCTGAGCGGTTAACGACTAACCGAGTTGGCATCTTAATGAGTGGTGGTTTAGACTCAACTGCAATTGCGGCCATCGCTAGACAACTATCCCGTAGTGCTTCTCAGTCGATCGATTTACAGGCGTATACCATCGTCTGTGAAACAATCATGCCCGATCAAGAAAAAACTTACGCTGAGTTGGCGGCCCAATACTTGGGAATACCTATTCACTACCTGGTTGGGGACAGCTATACCCTGATGCAGGGGTGGGATCATCCAAAATCTCGTCGCCCTGAACCCAGCGCCCAAGTTTTTCCATCCCTGCTGAATGATGTTCTTAGTCGTGCAGTTTCACACTCGCCTGTCCTGCTTGCAGGCTATGGGGGAGACCCTGTATTGTTACCCTCTAGTGCCTATGCTTTGCGTTTACTGAGGGCAGGAAAGCTAGGTAGTCTCATAGCAGGTATCTGGCAGTACTGGTGCTGGAATCGACGATTACCTCCGATCGGGATCCGTACCCAAGTGAAAAAACTACTGTCTAGACCACCCCGCTCCCAGTCATGGACATGTCCTCGATGGCTGAATCCTACCCTGGTTACTCGGTTAAACCTGGCTGAGCGTTACCAGTCGTTATCACTGGCACATCAAAAGGATTTGGTTCATCCCACTCGGCAAGAGGCTTATCGCAATCTGCGATCGCCGACGCTAACGTCGATTTTTGAGACCTATGATCCTGGGATCACAGGTTATCCTGTGGAAGTGCGGTATCCTTACCTTGATTTGAGGCTTGTCAACTACCTGTTGGCAATTCCTCCCCTGCCCTGGTTTGTGCATAAGCAACTTTTGCGTCGAGCAATGGTAGGCTTATTGCCCGACCCTGTGCGTCTTCGCCCTAAAGCACCGTTGGCAGGAGATCCGGTTGCTGTACTCTGGCAGCATCCAAGCTCGCAATGGCTAGATCAAATCGGGTATCATACCCGCATGAGTGATTATGTTGACGTAGATTTCATTGCATCCTTTGGTGCAAATTGTGAATCATCTCGCATAAAATTGCGTCTGTTTAGTTTATCGCAGTGGTTTAGTTACGCTAATTTGTCAAACTCTTAGTTACGCTAATTTGTCAAACTCTGGAGAAGTCCTATGCAATTAAACAACACCGTCATTTCCACTAAAAAGCCCTATCATCAACCGACCCTAGTCACCCATGGCCATATCCGTGAATTGACCAAGGCAACCAATCAGGGTACAGCGTTTGATGCTTTTCCGATACTACCTACGCCTAACAACCGCTCAATTATTTAGAACTGCTAGATAGGGTTATCACTGGCTAATGGTAATAGGGTTTTTGTGCGGTTTACCTATCTTGTCTATGGTCTCTGTCTTAATGCAAGCGAGTTGTTACCGGGCTTAGTGCCCGTGGAAGGTGAGTGTTGGGGGTTGATGGTCAAACTCAACCTGGGGGCTGTTCCATCTCTTCTAGATCAAGCCGATATTGAAGAGGTAACACGGTATTATATCAGCACTGCTCAACAAGCTGGAGAACCGTCCTTAGTTATTAATCGTGTTGGTGATGGCTATATCCACCTGCGGTATGCCGATGGTACTCAGTTTGTGCTGCATCCTGAGCGATGTGAAATTTGGGCAACCTGGACAGGCCAATCAACCTTAGAAGATACAACCATGTATCTGTTGGGGCCGGTGTTAGGGTTTTTCTTAAGACTACAGGGTATAATCTGTTTGCATGGCAGCGCGATCGCCGTCGATGGTCATGCGCTAGCTATTCTTGGTAAGCCAGGTGCTGGTAAGTCAACAACAGCAGCAGCCTTAGCGGTCAGGGGCTATCCAGTGTTATCTGATGATATTACTGCTCTGAGTATCCTCCACGGGCAGTTCTATGTTCAGCCTGCCTATCCATACCTAAAGTTATGGTCGCCGTCTGTAGAGGCTCTGTATGGCAGCACCGATGCCCTGCCGTGGTTAACGCCCACGTGGAACAAGCAGTATCTAAATCTCAACCAATCAGGCTATCACTATCAGGCCGAACCATTGCCCCTTGGTGGCATCTATGTCTTGAACGCTCGGTCAGCGGATCCATCTGCACCTTGGATTGAGCCAATACCTAAATCTTCCGGGCTAATTGAGTTAATTGCAAATACCTATGCATCTAAATTGCTAGGTCGGGAGTTACGGGCAAGGGAGTTTGAGACCCTTAGCCAAGTTGCAGCACTGGTGCCCATACGTAAGGTAACCCCTCATGCAGAGTTTTCCTATCTGTCAGCACTATGTGACAGCATCGTGGAGGACTTTCGGTTGCTGATAGGATGACAGCATATCACAAATCCACTGCTCCACGCGATCGCCCATAGCCTGCTGAGAGAATTCCTGCTCGGCTTGGCGACGACAAGCCCTACGATCGAGGTCATCAATATGCAGAATAGCCTCCACGAGGCCAGCCACATTATCTGGTTCCACTAGCCAGCCTGTTTTGCCCTCTTGGATAATTTCTGCGGGGCCACCTCGTCGATAGGCAATCACTGGCACCCCACAAGCTAAGCTCTCAATCACCACATTGCCAAATGCCTCAACCCAGCGCGGAGTTACTAACAGGGCACGGGCTTGGCGCAACTGTTGTTGAAGTGCAGCAGTCGAAAGAAAACCCTGATAGGCAGCGATCGCCGAAGGATAGGTTTGGCAGAGCTGTTGCCAGTATTCGGGATCTGCAATTGCTCCCATAATTTTGAGGGGAATGCCAACATGCTCTGAGGCCGCAAGGGCATCTTCCAAGGCCTTTTCTGGAGCAATGCGCCCCACCCACGCCAAGTAGGATTGGGGATGAGCACAAAAATCATAGAGGGACAGGTCAATGCCATTACCAAGGCAACGACATTGCTGAGCGAAGGGAAAGGTAGCCGCTTGGGTGCGACTGTGAACTGCGATCGTCCCTGGAAATAGGCTAGCTATCTGTCCAATTACCCGATCCATAGCCTCAGAGAGGGATCCCATACTGACGAGATGACCGATCGGACGTTGTAAAAAGGGAGTCAGGTAAAAGGGCAACCAGTCGTAGGCAAAATTGAGGATTAGATCATAGTCTAACTGCACGCTGCGAATGTAGTCCCACATGGCAGCAATCACTGGTTCAGCAGGCATGACGATCGCAGCATCTCGTCCTTGGCTTTGGGCAGTTTCTTGGAGAGCACCCGACACCTGCACAACTGGCACCCCCTCTAGGCATGAACCAGACGGAGCCACTACTTGCACATGATGACCACGCTGCAACAACTCAGTGGCTATGTTTTTCAGGGTTAGCTCTACACCACCGCCTAGCCCACTTCCCAGCGGCCCAACCGAGGTAGAAGCAAATAGTAACCGATGCTTAGCCAATGCTGTAGACCTATTGGCGATTGCGAGCTTCTTGGCTGTTAGCAATCTCGTTGCGAATTTGGTTCAACGACCAACCAAACTCTAGATTGCGCTGGTAGCCATATAACCCACTGGCATCGGCTTCGCGGCCTAGCACTTCGCGATAGATTCGCCGGATTGCCTCAGTTGCTTCATTGCTGTTGGCTAGTTCACGCCGGATATCCGATAGGGAACGTCCACTCTGAAGCTGATAAGCATAGGCACGCAGGCTGTTAAAGTCACCATCTCGCCCTAGAATATCGCGATAAAGCTGGTTGATACGCTCGTAGGCCTGACGCTCACTGTACTGACTGCCACTGTTCCAGCCACCACCGCCATAGTACCGATCAATTTCAGATCGGGTCGCGGGCCTGCCGCAGGCTACTTGACCTGTGCGTTCATCGACAACACAGGTACGGCTCTGGGCAACCACCGGAGCAGCGATCGCTGAGGCCATCATCACTGTCGCAACTGCTAAGCAACCTCGCTTGAAATTCCGTGTGACTATGGTTTCCATAGGTATCACCTATTACTAATATAAGCATGTATAGACAGCATTGATTATGTGGTGCTAAACCATTACTGCTACTCAGCATAGACCAGCAACGATGGCCATAAGTTCCCCAGTGAATTTTAGGCTCAGCTAGTCGCTTCTACAGGCCGCGATGGGGCAGATGCAGCAACAGTTGTTGATTGTTCTTCTACTTGAACCAACTCAATGTGATTAAGCAAGGTAGTGACGAAGGCAAACAAAAGAAATGGTAATGACAGAACCAGCACTAGGCCAACCATAGCCAATGCATAGATGGGGCGACTGGCTCCCAAGAGCGCCATTGCTGCTGCTAATGTTACAAAAATCACTACCAACCACGCCATAATCTGACCATAGATATCCCCAAATGACAGGGTGCAAGCAACGCGATATTTTTGCATGTTAAGCATGGGATACCTCGCTCCAATTAGTTCTAGGGTTTATGTTGAGTGCTTAAAACATTAGAGTAAAGGTTTACAGCGAATTTCGGTGAATTCTCAATCCTTTTTCAAAACTCGCAATATTGCTTCAAATTTTCTACCGCTGGCAAGATAGCCATAGGCTCAGCAAAGAGCACCTAAAAGTCTCAGTTATCTAGGCGTGGCAGAGTGCAGGGCTAAGTTGCTGTTCACACTGCGATCGCTCAGCGGCTGAGAGGTCAGCATCGTTTACGTCTCGTCGTAATACCATGCCGTTGTGACCCGTGAGGAAGCGGGGTAACTCGTTAAAGGCGATCGGCTTCAGCGTTACCATGTCATAGGTAGTGTAGGTAGTCAGCTCTGGGGAGTCAAATTTAACATCCAACACAGTAATGGACTTGCGTGGAGGGGTGCCATCGACCAGGGGGCGTGGCCCAGACCCAAGAATACCCATGTGTAGCAATTGTAACTTACCTTTGTGGGCTGGATAGTAGGAATGGTGATGACCGCTGATGTAGGTATGGACATTATATTTTTCCAGCATGGCCTGGAGCTTGCTAGTGTTTTCCATGACTTCTGCGGGTTCATCCCGCCCGATCGCCACCGCATACAGAGGTAGGTGTCCTAACAAGATGCGCATCTTAGCTGCTTGGGCTTTTTCACTGGCTAGGGCCTGTTCTACCCAAGCTAATTTGTCATCGGGGATGTGGTTAGAGGAGCCATCCCAGGTCAAGAAAAAGATGTCCTTATACTCAAAGGTAAAGTAAAAGGGAAACTCATACTTGTCGATAAATTGCACGCCGGGGTCGTGGGCAGGGTCTTGCCAATAGGCTTTAGCTACATCGCGTTCTCGTTGAAAGAGAAAATTCCCAGTTACACCCAGAGCACTGGAGGCATCATGGTTGCCGATCGTGAAGCCATAGGGCAACTTCATCTGGCGCAGACGGGCAGCTACACGATCATCAAAAGCAGCCCACATGGCTCTCAGACGGTCTTCCGTCAATGTTGGATCTTGCCCTGCCACCATATCCCCGCTGCATAGCACCATATCTGGTTGCCAGAAGGGAATCAGGCTAATGCCCCTATCAACTTCAGGATCGTAGTCAGTGGATCCATAGACACTATTGAGATCGCTGATGACAACAAAGCGAACATCCCCACGGGGAGGATTAACCAAGCCACCAACACTGTCTACGATCGCCTTAGTTTCTGGTGGCAGCGGAGCCTGAGCAGTTGTTGTGGGTACCACAGGCTTAGACTGAGGCTGAGAACCTGTCGG
It encodes the following:
- a CDS encoding serine/threonine protein kinase — encoded protein: MRFTYLVYGLCLNASELLPGLVPVEGECWGLMVKLNLGAVPSLLDQADIEEVTRYYISTAQQAGEPSLVINRVGDGYIHLRYADGTQFVLHPERCEIWATWTGQSTLEDTTMYLLGPVLGFFLRLQGIICLHGSAIAVDGHALAILGKPGAGKSTTAAALAVRGYPVLSDDITALSILHGQFYVQPAYPYLKLWSPSVEALYGSTDALPWLTPTWNKQYLNLNQSGYHYQAEPLPLGGIYVLNARSADPSAPWIEPIPKSSGLIELIANTYASKLLGRELRAREFETLSQVAALVPIRKVTPHAEFSYLSALCDSIVEDFRLLIG
- a CDS encoding DUF4214 domain-containing protein → METIVTRNFKRGCLAVATVMMASAIAAPVVAQSRTCVVDERTGQVACGRPATRSEIDRYYGGGGWNSGSQYSERQAYERINQLYRDILGRDGDFNSLRAYAYQLQSGRSLSDIRRELANSNEATEAIRRIYREVLGREADASGLYGYQRNLEFGWSLNQIRNEIANSQEARNRQ
- a CDS encoding right-handed parallel beta-helix repeat-containing protein; the encoded protein is GYIAYDFRNTGRSSFNQIGVGLEFLSPTFDARINGYFPVGATRNQVATSTAGGFAFVGNSLVLSGLRQFETAATVVDAEVGREIVPIGSNGSLRAYAGTYLISAQGSPTVVGVKGRVEALPSDFFNVGVSVQNDGLFDTRVVFTVGASFPGTSPQGGNVPPSSALNRIAENVGRQSAIIVADPTVSGQTEVTTELARNPNGVPYRFLHVRQGAGGNGTNENPFTSVQAALANDASGDIIYVRGSGTESFDPSLDAGVSLLFSRVEQRLPLFGGGTVVLPGSNNAADVYTINATGSLDVGSNSVVSGLILTPGANIPGITATGASNVDLNRNTITTTGARGINLQNATGTVTIANNTVNSTGVGVDAISVSNNSGNVNLNVTSNTATAGNNGINVVLSGTATGGGTISNNTANNSVSAGIFLQVDTPDASAERVFTIANNTVTNNGTGPSFAPGIQVEALNNARLRVTIDSNVVTGNADGGVGLFTSGAGTATLFSRVRLNTITGNGGLIGDLNTNIVVGGNNTRLCIQPNNNTIGTFNRQNNAGGAAVIQVEGPLPGTNTITSLPAPIGTVNTVAAGTCGF
- a CDS encoding asparagine synthase-related protein, which produces MSGIVGIVHFNQTAVDRDLLSRMTKFLSYQGPDGCYIWSEGNVGMGYALLCTTANSSGGHQPYSLSKTVWAVADIRLDARDDLARSLEAKGCPISANASDIELLLWAYQVWGQTCVQHLQGDFAFAIWDASRQQLFCGRDHFGIKLFYYTRVGDRLIFSNNLNCLRQHPLVSSTLNDVAIVDFLLFEVNYNPETTVFADIKRLPPAHTLVCSDGNQVQSSYWVLPTDGCIRYSHEHDYVEHFRWLMQQAIAERLTTNRVGILMSGGLDSTAIAAIARQLSRSASQSIDLQAYTIVCETIMPDQEKTYAELAAQYLGIPIHYLVGDSYTLMQGWDHPKSRRPEPSAQVFPSLLNDVLSRAVSHSPVLLAGYGGDPVLLPSSAYALRLLRAGKLGSLIAGIWQYWCWNRRLPPIGIRTQVKKLLSRPPRSQSWTCPRWLNPTLVTRLNLAERYQSLSLAHQKDLVHPTRQEAYRNLRSPTLTSIFETYDPGITGYPVEVRYPYLDLRLVNYLLAIPPLPWFVHKQLLRRAMVGLLPDPVRLRPKAPLAGDPVAVLWQHPSSQWLDQIGYHTRMSDYVDVDFIASFGANCESSRIKLRLFSLSQWFSYANLSNS
- a CDS encoding glycosyltransferase family 4 protein encodes the protein MAKHRLLFASTSVGPLGSGLGGGVELTLKNIATELLQRGHHVQVVAPSGSCLEGVPVVQVSGALQETAQSQGRDAAIVMPAEPVIAAMWDYIRSVQLDYDLILNFAYDWLPFYLTPFLQRPIGHLVSMGSLSEAMDRVIGQIASLFPGTIAVHSRTQAATFPFAQQCRCLGNGIDLSLYDFCAHPQSYLAWVGRIAPEKALEDALAASEHVGIPLKIMGAIADPEYWQQLCQTYPSAIAAYQGFLSTAALQQQLRQARALLVTPRWVEAFGNVVIESLACGVPVIAYRRGGPAEIIQEGKTGWLVEPDNVAGLVEAILHIDDLDRRACRRQAEQEFSQQAMGDRVEQWICDMLSSYQQPKVLHDAVT
- a CDS encoding metallophosphoesterase, which produces MRGWHLLRMCIVAIVGLYLALALHACQSAPSPQLPTGSQPQSKPVVPTTTAQAPLPPETKAIVDSVGGLVNPPRGDVRFVVISDLNSVYGSTDYDPEVDRGISLIPFWQPDMVLCSGDMVAGQDPTLTEDRLRAMWAAFDDRVAARLRQMKLPYGFTIGNHDASSALGVTGNFLFQRERDVAKAYWQDPAHDPGVQFIDKYEFPFYFTFEYKDIFFLTWDGSSNHIPDDKLAWVEQALASEKAQAAKMRILLGHLPLYAVAIGRDEPAEVMENTSKLQAMLEKYNVHTYISGHHHSYYPAHKGKLQLLHMGILGSGPRPLVDGTPPRKSITVLDVKFDSPELTTYTTYDMVTLKPIAFNELPRFLTGHNGMVLRRDVNDADLSAAERSQCEQQLSPALCHA